From one Rhodamnia argentea isolate NSW1041297 chromosome 1, ASM2092103v1, whole genome shotgun sequence genomic stretch:
- the LOC115753600 gene encoding ARM REPEAT PROTEIN INTERACTING WITH ABF2 isoform X1 codes for MDFNRNRDLQDVQEKKGQKRKLEDEAAGDSEISASAGDGGRQSLLSEVAAQVEVLESAFSWTEADRAAAKRATHVLAELAKNEELGSLLVEGGVVPALVKHLQAPPSAEGDRGARPYEHEVEKGCAFALGHLAVKPELQQLIVDCGALPHLIDLLKRYKDGSTTRAVNSLIRRAADAITNLAHENSSIKIRVRMEGGIQPLVELLDFMDTKVQRAAAGALRTLAFKNDENKNQVMTFPKTYFLVCYFERRNYVNSLNFQIVECNALPTLILMLRSEDAAIHYEAVGVIGNLVHSSPNIKKEVLAAGALQPVIGLLSSCCPESQREAALLLGQFAAADSDCKVHIVQRGAVRPLIDMLQSDDFQLREMSAFALGRLAQDSHNQAGVAYNGGLIPLLKLLDSKNGSLQHNAAFALYGLADNEDNVSDFIRVGGVQKLQDGEFIVQATKDCVAKTLKRLEEKIHSRVLNHLLYLMRVAEKTVQRRVALALAHLCSPDDQQTIFVDNNGLELLVGLLVCSSPRQQLDGAVALFKLANKAMSLSPVDAAPPSPTPQVYLGEQYVNNPTLSDVTFLVEGRRFYAHRICLLASSDAFRAMFDGGYREKDARDIEIPNIRWEVFELMMRFIYTGSIDVTLEVAQDLLRAADQYLLEGLKRLCEYSIAQDISLENVSSMYELSEAFNAISLRHSCILFILEHFDKLRPGIFHLIHRILPEIQQYFVKALTKSNQRSTLRL; via the exons ATGGACTTCAACCGGAACCGGGATCTACAGGACGTCCAGGAGAAGAAGGGCCAAAAGCGAAAGCTGGAGGACGAGGCCGCCGGCGACAGCGAGATCTCGGCCTCCGCCGGCGACGGCGGCCGGCAGTCGCTGCTCAGCGAGGTGGCCGCGCAGGTTGAGGTCCTGGAGTCCGCCTTCTCCTGGACCGAGGCCGATCGAGCCGCCGCCAAGCGCGCCACGCACGTCCTCGCCGAGCTCGCCAAAAATG AGGAGCTGGGGAGCTTGCTTGTTGAAGGTGGTGTGGTTCCGGCTCTGGTGAAGCATTTACAGGCCCCGCCGTCGGCGGAAGGCGACCGGGGTGCGAGGCCGTACGAGCATGAAGTTGAGAAGGGATGCGCTTTTGCGCTGGGTCATCTGGCTGTGAAG CCAGAGCTTCAACAACTTATAGTCGACTGTGGTGCCTTACCACATCTAATAGATCTGTTGAAGAGGTATAAAGATGGTTCAACCACACGAGCTGTCAACAGCTTAATTAGGAGAGCGGCCGATGCTATCACTAACCTTGCTCACGAGAATAGTAGCATCAAGATTCGTGTCAG GATGGAAGGTGGGATTCAACCTCTAGTAGAGTTGCTAGATTTTATGGATACCAAAGTGCAAAGAGCTGCTGCTGGAGCATTGCGTACCCTGGCTTTcaaaaatgatgaaaacaaGAATCAGGTGATGACTTTTCCAAaaacatattttcttgtttgttaTTTCGAGAGGAGGAATTATGTAAACTCATTGAATTTTCAGATTGTGGAGTGCAATGCTCTTCCTACTCTTATTTTGATGCTCCGTTCTGAGGATGCTGCAATACATTATGAGGCG GTTGGTGTCATTGGCAATCTGGTACACTCATctccaaacataaaaaaagaagttctTGCTGCTGGGGCTTTGCAGCCTGTTATTGGACTGCTAAG TTCTTGCTGTCCTGAGAGCCAAAGGGAGGCAGCCTTGCTCCTAGGGCAGTTTGCTGCTGCTGATTCAGACTGCAAG GTTCACATTGTCCAGAGGGGAGCTGTTCGTCCTTTGATTGATATGCTTCAGTCCGATGACTTTCAGTTGAGGGAAATGTCGGCATTTGCATTAGGGAGATTGgctcag gACTCTCATAATCAAGCTGGTGTAGCTTATAATGGTGGCTTGATTCCATTATTGAAGCTTCTTGATTCAAAAAATGGGTCCTTGCAGCATAATGCTGCCTTTGCACTTTACGGACTTGCAGACAATGAG GACAATGTCTCCGATTTTATTAGGGTAGGAGGTGTTCAAAAGCTGCAAGATGGAGAATTTATTGTCCAG GCTACAAAAGATTGTGTTGCCAAGACTTTGAAAAGATTAGAGGAGAAGATTCACAGCCGA GTTTTAAATCATTTACTATATTTGATGCGTGTAGCAGAGAAGACTGTTCAAAGGCGTGTTGCTTTGGCTCTTGCTCATCTCTGTTCTCCAGATGACCAACAAACAATTTTTGTGGATAACAATG GGTTGGAGCTGCTTGTTGGCCTGCTTGTTTGTTCGAGCCCCCGGCAGCAACTTGATGGTGCTGTGGCATTGTTCAAGTTAGCTAACAAAGCAATGTCTCTTTCTCCCGTTGATGCAGCTCCTCCCTCTCCAACGCCACAG GTTTATCTGGGGGAGCAGTACGTGAACAACCCTACCCTGTCCGATGTAACATTTCTAGTTGAAG GAAGACGGTTCTATGCACACAGAATTTGCTTGCTTGCTTCCTCTGACGCATTTCGTGCAATGTTTGACGGTGGATATCGG GAGAAAGATGCTAGGGACATAGAGATTCCAAATATTAGATGGGAGGTTTTTGAGTTGATGATGAG ATTTATATACACTGGATCAATTGATGTTACGCTGGAAGTTGCTCAAGATCTCCTTAGAGCTGCCGATCAGTATCTTTTGGAGGGACTCAAGCGACTTTGTGAATATTCCATTGCACAG GATATTTCGTTGGAAAATGTCTCCAGCATGTATGAACTGTCAGAAGCCTTCAATGCTATTTCCTTGAGGCACTCGTGCATCTTGTTCATTCTGGAGCATTTTGACAAATTGAGACCTGG
- the LOC115753600 gene encoding ARM REPEAT PROTEIN INTERACTING WITH ABF2 isoform X3, whose amino-acid sequence MDFNRNRDLQDVQEKKGQKRKLEDEAAGDSEISASAGDGGRQSLLSEVAAQVEVLESAFSWTEADRAAAKRATHVLAELAKNEELGSLLVEGGVVPALVKHLQAPPSAEGDRGARPYEHEVEKGCAFALGHLAVKPELQQLIVDCGALPHLIDLLKRYKDGSTTRAVNSLIRRAADAITNLAHENSSIKIRVRMEGGIQPLVELLDFMDTKVQRAAAGALRTLAFKNDENKNQIVECNALPTLILMLRSEDAAIHYEAVGVIGNLVHSSPNIKKEVLAAGALQPVIGLLSSCCPESQREAALLLGQFAAADSDCKVHIVQRGAVRPLIDMLQSDDFQLREMSAFALGRLAQDSHNQAGVAYNGGLIPLLKLLDSKNGSLQHNAAFALYGLADNEDNVSDFIRVGGVQKLQDGEFIVQATKDCVAKTLKRLEEKIHSRVLNHLLYLMRVAEKTVQRRVALALAHLCSPDDQQTIFVDNNGLELLVGLLVCSSPRQQLDGAVALFKLANKAMSLSPVDAAPPSPTPQVYLGEQYVNNPTLSDVTFLVEGRRFYAHRICLLASSDAFRAMFDGGYREKDARDIEIPNIRWEVFELMMRFIYTGSIDVTLEVAQDLLRAADQYLLEGLKRLCEYSIAQDISLENVSSMYELSEAFNAISLRHSCILFILEHFDKLRPGKW is encoded by the exons ATGGACTTCAACCGGAACCGGGATCTACAGGACGTCCAGGAGAAGAAGGGCCAAAAGCGAAAGCTGGAGGACGAGGCCGCCGGCGACAGCGAGATCTCGGCCTCCGCCGGCGACGGCGGCCGGCAGTCGCTGCTCAGCGAGGTGGCCGCGCAGGTTGAGGTCCTGGAGTCCGCCTTCTCCTGGACCGAGGCCGATCGAGCCGCCGCCAAGCGCGCCACGCACGTCCTCGCCGAGCTCGCCAAAAATG AGGAGCTGGGGAGCTTGCTTGTTGAAGGTGGTGTGGTTCCGGCTCTGGTGAAGCATTTACAGGCCCCGCCGTCGGCGGAAGGCGACCGGGGTGCGAGGCCGTACGAGCATGAAGTTGAGAAGGGATGCGCTTTTGCGCTGGGTCATCTGGCTGTGAAG CCAGAGCTTCAACAACTTATAGTCGACTGTGGTGCCTTACCACATCTAATAGATCTGTTGAAGAGGTATAAAGATGGTTCAACCACACGAGCTGTCAACAGCTTAATTAGGAGAGCGGCCGATGCTATCACTAACCTTGCTCACGAGAATAGTAGCATCAAGATTCGTGTCAG GATGGAAGGTGGGATTCAACCTCTAGTAGAGTTGCTAGATTTTATGGATACCAAAGTGCAAAGAGCTGCTGCTGGAGCATTGCGTACCCTGGCTTTcaaaaatgatgaaaacaaGAATCAG ATTGTGGAGTGCAATGCTCTTCCTACTCTTATTTTGATGCTCCGTTCTGAGGATGCTGCAATACATTATGAGGCG GTTGGTGTCATTGGCAATCTGGTACACTCATctccaaacataaaaaaagaagttctTGCTGCTGGGGCTTTGCAGCCTGTTATTGGACTGCTAAG TTCTTGCTGTCCTGAGAGCCAAAGGGAGGCAGCCTTGCTCCTAGGGCAGTTTGCTGCTGCTGATTCAGACTGCAAG GTTCACATTGTCCAGAGGGGAGCTGTTCGTCCTTTGATTGATATGCTTCAGTCCGATGACTTTCAGTTGAGGGAAATGTCGGCATTTGCATTAGGGAGATTGgctcag gACTCTCATAATCAAGCTGGTGTAGCTTATAATGGTGGCTTGATTCCATTATTGAAGCTTCTTGATTCAAAAAATGGGTCCTTGCAGCATAATGCTGCCTTTGCACTTTACGGACTTGCAGACAATGAG GACAATGTCTCCGATTTTATTAGGGTAGGAGGTGTTCAAAAGCTGCAAGATGGAGAATTTATTGTCCAG GCTACAAAAGATTGTGTTGCCAAGACTTTGAAAAGATTAGAGGAGAAGATTCACAGCCGA GTTTTAAATCATTTACTATATTTGATGCGTGTAGCAGAGAAGACTGTTCAAAGGCGTGTTGCTTTGGCTCTTGCTCATCTCTGTTCTCCAGATGACCAACAAACAATTTTTGTGGATAACAATG GGTTGGAGCTGCTTGTTGGCCTGCTTGTTTGTTCGAGCCCCCGGCAGCAACTTGATGGTGCTGTGGCATTGTTCAAGTTAGCTAACAAAGCAATGTCTCTTTCTCCCGTTGATGCAGCTCCTCCCTCTCCAACGCCACAG GTTTATCTGGGGGAGCAGTACGTGAACAACCCTACCCTGTCCGATGTAACATTTCTAGTTGAAG GAAGACGGTTCTATGCACACAGAATTTGCTTGCTTGCTTCCTCTGACGCATTTCGTGCAATGTTTGACGGTGGATATCGG GAGAAAGATGCTAGGGACATAGAGATTCCAAATATTAGATGGGAGGTTTTTGAGTTGATGATGAG ATTTATATACACTGGATCAATTGATGTTACGCTGGAAGTTGCTCAAGATCTCCTTAGAGCTGCCGATCAGTATCTTTTGGAGGGACTCAAGCGACTTTGTGAATATTCCATTGCACAG GATATTTCGTTGGAAAATGTCTCCAGCATGTATGAACTGTCAGAAGCCTTCAATGCTATTTCCTTGAGGCACTCGTGCATCTTGTTCATTCTGGAGCATTTTGACAAATTGAGACCTGG
- the LOC115753600 gene encoding ARM REPEAT PROTEIN INTERACTING WITH ABF2 isoform X2 — protein MDFNRNRDLQDVQEKKGQKRKLEDEAAGDSEISASAGDGGRQSLLSEVAAQVEVLESAFSWTEADRAAAKRATHVLAELAKNEELGSLLVEGGVVPALVKHLQAPPSAEGDRGARPYEHEVEKGCAFALGHLAVKPELQQLIVDCGALPHLIDLLKRYKDGSTTRAVNSLIRRAADAITNLAHENSSIKIRVRMEGGIQPLVELLDFMDTKVQRAAAGALRTLAFKNDENKNQIVECNALPTLILMLRSEDAAIHYEAVGVIGNLVHSSPNIKKEVLAAGALQPVIGLLSSCCPESQREAALLLGQFAAADSDCKVHIVQRGAVRPLIDMLQSDDFQLREMSAFALGRLAQDSHNQAGVAYNGGLIPLLKLLDSKNGSLQHNAAFALYGLADNEDNVSDFIRVGGVQKLQDGEFIVQATKDCVAKTLKRLEEKIHSRVLNHLLYLMRVAEKTVQRRVALALAHLCSPDDQQTIFVDNNGLELLVGLLVCSSPRQQLDGAVALFKLANKAMSLSPVDAAPPSPTPQVYLGEQYVNNPTLSDVTFLVEGRRFYAHRICLLASSDAFRAMFDGGYREKDARDIEIPNIRWEVFELMMRFIYTGSIDVTLEVAQDLLRAADQYLLEGLKRLCEYSIAQDISLENVSSMYELSEAFNAISLRHSCILFILEHFDKLRPGIFHLIHRILPEIQQYFVKALTKSNQRSTLRL, from the exons ATGGACTTCAACCGGAACCGGGATCTACAGGACGTCCAGGAGAAGAAGGGCCAAAAGCGAAAGCTGGAGGACGAGGCCGCCGGCGACAGCGAGATCTCGGCCTCCGCCGGCGACGGCGGCCGGCAGTCGCTGCTCAGCGAGGTGGCCGCGCAGGTTGAGGTCCTGGAGTCCGCCTTCTCCTGGACCGAGGCCGATCGAGCCGCCGCCAAGCGCGCCACGCACGTCCTCGCCGAGCTCGCCAAAAATG AGGAGCTGGGGAGCTTGCTTGTTGAAGGTGGTGTGGTTCCGGCTCTGGTGAAGCATTTACAGGCCCCGCCGTCGGCGGAAGGCGACCGGGGTGCGAGGCCGTACGAGCATGAAGTTGAGAAGGGATGCGCTTTTGCGCTGGGTCATCTGGCTGTGAAG CCAGAGCTTCAACAACTTATAGTCGACTGTGGTGCCTTACCACATCTAATAGATCTGTTGAAGAGGTATAAAGATGGTTCAACCACACGAGCTGTCAACAGCTTAATTAGGAGAGCGGCCGATGCTATCACTAACCTTGCTCACGAGAATAGTAGCATCAAGATTCGTGTCAG GATGGAAGGTGGGATTCAACCTCTAGTAGAGTTGCTAGATTTTATGGATACCAAAGTGCAAAGAGCTGCTGCTGGAGCATTGCGTACCCTGGCTTTcaaaaatgatgaaaacaaGAATCAG ATTGTGGAGTGCAATGCTCTTCCTACTCTTATTTTGATGCTCCGTTCTGAGGATGCTGCAATACATTATGAGGCG GTTGGTGTCATTGGCAATCTGGTACACTCATctccaaacataaaaaaagaagttctTGCTGCTGGGGCTTTGCAGCCTGTTATTGGACTGCTAAG TTCTTGCTGTCCTGAGAGCCAAAGGGAGGCAGCCTTGCTCCTAGGGCAGTTTGCTGCTGCTGATTCAGACTGCAAG GTTCACATTGTCCAGAGGGGAGCTGTTCGTCCTTTGATTGATATGCTTCAGTCCGATGACTTTCAGTTGAGGGAAATGTCGGCATTTGCATTAGGGAGATTGgctcag gACTCTCATAATCAAGCTGGTGTAGCTTATAATGGTGGCTTGATTCCATTATTGAAGCTTCTTGATTCAAAAAATGGGTCCTTGCAGCATAATGCTGCCTTTGCACTTTACGGACTTGCAGACAATGAG GACAATGTCTCCGATTTTATTAGGGTAGGAGGTGTTCAAAAGCTGCAAGATGGAGAATTTATTGTCCAG GCTACAAAAGATTGTGTTGCCAAGACTTTGAAAAGATTAGAGGAGAAGATTCACAGCCGA GTTTTAAATCATTTACTATATTTGATGCGTGTAGCAGAGAAGACTGTTCAAAGGCGTGTTGCTTTGGCTCTTGCTCATCTCTGTTCTCCAGATGACCAACAAACAATTTTTGTGGATAACAATG GGTTGGAGCTGCTTGTTGGCCTGCTTGTTTGTTCGAGCCCCCGGCAGCAACTTGATGGTGCTGTGGCATTGTTCAAGTTAGCTAACAAAGCAATGTCTCTTTCTCCCGTTGATGCAGCTCCTCCCTCTCCAACGCCACAG GTTTATCTGGGGGAGCAGTACGTGAACAACCCTACCCTGTCCGATGTAACATTTCTAGTTGAAG GAAGACGGTTCTATGCACACAGAATTTGCTTGCTTGCTTCCTCTGACGCATTTCGTGCAATGTTTGACGGTGGATATCGG GAGAAAGATGCTAGGGACATAGAGATTCCAAATATTAGATGGGAGGTTTTTGAGTTGATGATGAG ATTTATATACACTGGATCAATTGATGTTACGCTGGAAGTTGCTCAAGATCTCCTTAGAGCTGCCGATCAGTATCTTTTGGAGGGACTCAAGCGACTTTGTGAATATTCCATTGCACAG GATATTTCGTTGGAAAATGTCTCCAGCATGTATGAACTGTCAGAAGCCTTCAATGCTATTTCCTTGAGGCACTCGTGCATCTTGTTCATTCTGGAGCATTTTGACAAATTGAGACCTGG